In the genome of Mycoplasmopsis pulmonis, one region contains:
- a CDS encoding ATP-dependent helicase, with product MIEHKLLADLNIAQKQAVLVMPKTLQIVAGAGTGKTKVLTRKMSYLIEVEQVNPFKILAVTFTNKAAKEMRERASAHINENTKNLQIYTFYNLCNLILKEDIHHLGYSKTFSILDVKDIDNILSLLYAKHDLDNLDLAYRTMRAYFKKRKLSDFVTNWEIFDRKEIDEDIMEKMDLVYQSYIEYTKENNFVDFEDLLLLVNHLFETNPKVRKKWESKFEYVLVDEFQDTSPLQYEILKVIAKNAYLTIVGDPDQTIFWWHGADINIFLNFEKDFPESMKIKLEQNYRSTKKILDAANKLIAKNKRRLTKNLFTEKEEGEAIEFNHAFNIDAEARWVVTKINMLKKQKVQLKNIVILYRSSHVSRALEQQLVKENINHQIVNGTKFFEKKEIKNLIYFLKTIYSANTLAFYNTLLFFVRSLAKKDLDEVLHQAAAAKLSLYKYIITRIKTENLGLSAKTRKETISLLKTIVKFKKLLKNEKHEANYSWIFDAFLKEVKFYDLINYDRDDENAIQDNVYEFLTLLQKWQEENPSSELSKFFEDIALYSNRIDESAGNNFISLMTIHNAKGLEFDYVFIIGLNENILPSAKALYSKDGSINYDKLEEERRIAYVALTRAKTKVFISDARGIDPYSKEPKKTSRFLTEMGISLEDHVQEINSITNITQEIQSGHHSLIVGDFISHSSFGEGELLEIQDNDFESSIVVRFKNKAVGIRTISKTHESIRRILK from the coding sequence ATGATTGAACACAAACTATTAGCTGATTTAAATATTGCACAAAAGCAAGCTGTTTTAGTAATGCCTAAAACATTGCAAATAGTTGCAGGAGCTGGTACAGGAAAAACAAAAGTTTTAACCAGAAAAATGTCTTATCTAATTGAAGTTGAACAAGTTAATCCTTTCAAAATTTTAGCAGTTACTTTTACAAATAAAGCAGCTAAAGAAATGAGGGAAAGAGCCTCTGCTCATATAAATGAAAATACTAAAAATCTACAAATTTATACTTTTTATAATTTGTGTAATTTAATCTTAAAAGAAGATATTCACCATTTAGGTTATTCAAAAACATTTTCAATTCTTGATGTAAAAGATATAGACAATATTTTGTCTCTTCTTTATGCAAAACATGATTTAGATAATTTAGATTTAGCCTATAGAACAATGAGAGCTTATTTCAAAAAAAGAAAGCTCTCTGATTTTGTTACTAACTGAGAGATTTTTGATAGAAAAGAAATTGATGAAGATATTATGGAAAAAATGGATTTAGTCTATCAAAGTTACATTGAATATACTAAAGAAAATAACTTTGTTGATTTTGAAGATCTTCTACTTTTAGTCAATCACCTTTTTGAAACAAATCCTAAAGTTAGAAAAAAATGAGAGTCAAAATTTGAATATGTTTTAGTTGACGAGTTTCAAGATACTTCACCTTTACAATATGAAATTTTAAAGGTAATAGCAAAGAACGCTTATTTAACAATAGTAGGAGATCCTGATCAAACAATTTTTTGGTGACATGGAGCTGATATAAATATATTTTTAAACTTTGAAAAAGACTTTCCTGAATCAATGAAAATTAAACTTGAACAAAACTATCGTTCAACAAAAAAAATTCTTGATGCAGCAAATAAATTAATAGCTAAAAATAAAAGAAGATTAACTAAAAACCTTTTTACTGAAAAAGAAGAAGGTGAAGCCATTGAATTCAATCATGCTTTCAATATTGATGCTGAAGCAAGATGAGTTGTAACTAAAATTAACATGTTGAAAAAACAAAAAGTTCAACTTAAAAACATAGTTATCTTATATCGCTCTTCGCATGTTTCAAGAGCTTTAGAACAACAACTTGTTAAAGAAAATATAAATCACCAAATTGTTAATGGTACAAAGTTTTTTGAAAAAAAAGAAATTAAAAATCTTATTTACTTTTTAAAGACAATTTACTCAGCAAATACACTTGCTTTTTATAACACTTTACTTTTTTTTGTTAGATCTTTGGCTAAAAAAGATTTAGATGAAGTTTTACATCAAGCAGCTGCTGCAAAACTAAGTTTATACAAATATATTATTACTAGAATCAAAACTGAAAATTTAGGTTTAAGTGCTAAAACAAGAAAAGAAACTATTTCCTTATTAAAAACAATTGTAAAATTTAAAAAGCTTCTAAAAAATGAAAAACATGAAGCAAACTATTCTTGAATTTTTGATGCATTTTTAAAAGAAGTTAAATTTTATGATTTGATTAACTATGATCGTGATGATGAAAATGCCATTCAAGATAATGTTTATGAATTTTTAACACTTCTACAAAAATGGCAAGAAGAAAATCCAAGTTCTGAGCTTTCTAAATTTTTTGAAGATATAGCCTTATATTCAAATAGAATAGATGAATCAGCTGGAAATAATTTCATCTCACTTATGACAATACACAATGCTAAAGGCTTAGAATTTGACTATGTTTTTATCATTGGTTTAAACGAAAATATTTTACCTTCAGCTAAAGCTCTTTATTCAAAAGATGGTTCTATAAACTATGACAAACTTGAAGAAGAAAGAAGAATAGCCTATGTAGCTCTTACAAGGGCAAAAACAAAAGTTTTTATCTCAGATGCTCGTGGTATTGATCCTTATTCAAAAGAGCCTAAAAAGACATCAAGATTTTTAACTGAAATGGGAATATCTCTTGAAGATCATGTTCAAGAGATAAATTCAATAACTAACATTACTCAAGAAATACAGTCAGGTCATCACTCTCTTATTGTTGGTGATTTTATTTCGCACTCTAGTTTTGGTGAAGGAGAGCTTTTAGAAATACAAGACAATGATTTTGAATCATCAATTGTTGTTAGATTTAAAAACAAAGCTGTGGGTATTAGAACAATATCTAAAACTCATGAATCAATAAGAAGAATTTTAAAATAA
- a CDS encoding RDD family protein: MLKNKTVNFWPRLLITFVEILVFFLIAYLSSLVIIKEEDTYEQTRVYVFFLLIIFYLALYYLVIPIFFKGQPPLLVIFKIKIDFTKAKQNLFKKIFLRNIMVIYLLVIFVLMMFVLDAKLLFQITNKNSNLSKIDLIKIYFIHALSYSWFLLLFANTFSLVISKTKTTFIDKISSSKLVWKNKFEEEKQNEQVIFVVEKRIRQNYIWKD, from the coding sequence ATGTTAAAGAATAAAACTGTAAATTTTTGACCTAGATTACTAATTACTTTTGTTGAAATATTGGTGTTTTTTTTAATTGCATATTTATCATCTTTAGTCATTATAAAAGAAGAAGATACTTATGAGCAAACTAGAGTATATGTATTCTTTTTATTAATTATTTTTTATTTAGCACTTTACTATCTAGTTATTCCCATTTTTTTCAAAGGACAGCCACCCTTACTGGTCATATTTAAAATAAAAATTGATTTTACTAAAGCCAAACAAAATTTATTTAAAAAAATATTTTTAAGAAATATTATGGTTATTTATTTACTTGTTATTTTTGTATTAATGATGTTTGTTTTAGATGCAAAATTACTTTTTCAAATAACTAATAAAAATTCAAATTTATCTAAGATAGATTTAATAAAAATATATTTTATTCATGCATTATCTTATTCTTGATTTTTACTTTTATTTGCAAACACTTTTTCACTAGTTATTTCAAAAACTAAAACTACTTTTATAGATAAAATCTCCTCTTCAAAGTTAGTTTGAAAAAATAAATTTGAAGAGGAAAAACAAAATGAGCAAGTAATTTTTGTAGTTGAAAAAAGAATTAGACAAAACTATATTTGAAAGGATTAA
- a CDS encoding glycosyltransferase translates to MKLSIILPFQKNKKRSVLKALINEDFQSSNFEIVVIVDNNIFPKNFKHLNFLKEKYQDRVKVIFNSRNQGINKNIVEGIKYASGEYFFVLTQNNHIKKSFISQLLYLINKFDSDIIEFRMKTRGLIDFEPKQRIKTKSKVSIEEKPEILAFSFPLLFNKIFKKSIFDEIDKNKVLKLYNTKFSVELLYFAFFYAKTYVYVNTEIIEEHIDKNDLFSPTMFYKEWKNILDFYQKNESPFLSELFYSYFYFFLVYSTGILANLKEGKIRNLINVMENKSINNSVALKKLTKVIDNILKKDKSNFKSTNKYMMLKNQETQMMLNPLKESDWEKILHLLE, encoded by the coding sequence ATGAAATTATCGATAATATTGCCCTTTCAAAAAAACAAAAAAAGATCTGTTTTAAAAGCACTAATTAATGAAGACTTTCAAAGTTCAAACTTTGAAATTGTTGTTATTGTTGACAATAACATTTTTCCCAAAAATTTTAAACACTTAAACTTCTTAAAAGAAAAATATCAAGATAGAGTAAAAGTAATTTTTAATTCAAGAAATCAAGGAATTAACAAAAACATTGTTGAAGGAATAAAATATGCAAGTGGTGAATATTTTTTTGTTTTAACACAAAATAATCACATCAAAAAAAGTTTTATTTCTCAACTACTTTATCTTATTAATAAATTTGATAGTGACATTATAGAATTTAGGATGAAAACAAGAGGTTTAATTGATTTTGAACCTAAGCAAAGAATAAAAACTAAAAGCAAAGTTTCCATTGAAGAAAAACCAGAAATTTTAGCTTTTTCTTTCCCTCTTTTATTCAATAAAATTTTTAAAAAATCTATTTTTGATGAAATTGACAAGAACAAAGTTTTAAAACTTTATAATACAAAATTTTCAGTTGAACTTTTATATTTTGCTTTCTTTTATGCAAAAACATATGTTTATGTAAACACCGAAATTATTGAAGAACACATAGATAAAAATGATTTGTTTTCTCCGACTATGTTTTACAAAGAATGAAAAAACATTTTAGATTTTTATCAAAAAAATGAAAGTCCCTTTTTATCTGAATTATTTTATTCATACTTTTATTTCTTTTTAGTTTATTCAACGGGAATTTTAGCTAACTTAAAAGAGGGTAAAATTAGAAACTTGATAAATGTAATGGAAAACAAATCAATAAATAATTCAGTGGCACTAAAAAAGCTAACTAAGGTTATTGATAATATATTAAAAAAAGATAAATCTAACTTCAAGTCAACTAATAAATATATGATGTTAAAAAATCAAGAGACTCAAATGATGTTGAATCCTTTGAAAGAATCTGATTGAGAAAAAATTTTGCATCTACTAGAATAA
- the asnS gene encoding asparagine--tRNA ligase, producing MLVKQIYENAKELDKSKIKIKGWVVTSRGNKKIQFIELNDGSSVLHLQLVLKSEKMDLNDIHFKTGSSIKAEGILNYTPKAEQSVELIVDKISLLAQSDEDFPIQTKKTTLEFLRTIPHLRHRSNTIKAVMLVRSSISFFIHEYFQKNDFSLVAAPIITSNDGEGAGETFIVDSEDKEPFFGNNVKATLGVTGQLHAEAYALGLQKVYTFAPTFRAENSNTKKHAAEFWMVEPEVAFFTLKELIQMSEEMLKYVIKKVLEKRRDELVFLDTHIKPGLIQSLEDFLESNLEIIEYRKVIEILEKNKVFFEEQNIEFGMDLKTEHERFIAEKYAKGPVGVINYPKKLKAFYMYQNDDNETVAAFDLLVPGIGELVGGSQRENRYEKLEQRIQELNIDQKDIQWYLDLRKYGYSGSAGFGLGLERLVMYITGIDNIRDSIPFPRTPNNLKM from the coding sequence ATGTTAGTTAAACAAATCTATGAAAATGCAAAAGAGTTAGACAAATCCAAAATTAAGATTAAAGGATGAGTTGTAACTTCAAGAGGAAATAAAAAAATCCAATTTATAGAGTTAAATGACGGAAGTAGTGTATTACATTTGCAACTAGTTTTAAAATCTGAGAAAATGGATTTAAATGACATTCATTTTAAAACTGGAAGTTCTATTAAAGCTGAAGGAATTTTAAACTACACCCCAAAAGCTGAGCAAAGTGTAGAATTAATTGTAGATAAAATATCTTTACTAGCTCAAAGTGATGAAGATTTTCCAATTCAAACTAAAAAAACCACACTTGAGTTTTTAAGAACAATTCCACACCTAAGACATAGATCAAATACTATAAAAGCTGTAATGTTGGTGAGATCATCAATATCTTTTTTTATTCATGAATATTTTCAAAAAAACGATTTTTCATTGGTTGCAGCTCCAATAATTACAAGTAATGATGGTGAAGGAGCTGGTGAAACCTTTATAGTTGATTCAGAAGATAAAGAACCTTTTTTTGGAAACAATGTTAAAGCAACCCTTGGAGTAACAGGCCAGCTTCATGCTGAAGCTTATGCTTTAGGTCTACAAAAAGTTTATACTTTTGCACCAACTTTTAGAGCTGAAAACTCCAATACCAAAAAGCATGCTGCTGAATTTTGAATGGTTGAGCCTGAAGTGGCTTTTTTTACGCTAAAAGAACTTATTCAAATGTCTGAAGAGATGCTTAAGTACGTAATTAAAAAAGTACTAGAAAAACGCAGAGATGAACTAGTCTTTTTAGACACACATATCAAGCCAGGATTAATTCAATCTCTTGAGGATTTTCTTGAGTCTAATTTGGAAATTATTGAGTATCGAAAAGTTATTGAGATTTTAGAAAAAAACAAAGTTTTCTTTGAAGAACAAAACATTGAATTTGGTATGGATTTAAAAACTGAGCATGAAAGATTTATTGCAGAAAAATATGCAAAAGGTCCAGTTGGAGTAATTAACTATCCTAAAAAGTTAAAAGCTTTTTATATGTATCAAAATGACGATAATGAAACAGTTGCTGCCTTTGACCTATTAGTACCTGGAATAGGTGAGCTAGTTGGAGGCTCTCAAAGAGAAAATAGATATGAAAAACTTGAACAAAGAATTCAAGAGTTAAATATTGATCAAAAAGATATCCAGTGATATTTAGATTTAAGAAAGTATGGTTATTCAGGATCAGCTGGATTTGGACTTGGACTTGAAAGATTAGTTATGTACATAACAGGAATTGATAACATTCGTGATTCAATTCCATTTCCAAGAACACCGAATAACTTGAAAATGTAA
- a CDS encoding NADH-dependent flavin oxidoreductase encodes MDKKELLKNKLFQPLKIKNFVLKNRFVLAPMALNTSTDDGIITDDDLAYAQRRSHSAPMAITGGTYINKYAQLFENGFANDRDEVLPGLTQMAKVMKKDGNLAILQIAHSWRFSIASLIRYKKVYGPSAGVFLTPFEHEVTELTIEEIEGIIQDFENAVLRAIKAGFDGVEIASAQRLLQQAFFSKYSNQRKDKYGNQSLESRALLTMQVLHRVQDVIKKHAHKDFILGFRATPEETIGEIIGYSVEEFNWLMDKILDEIDISYLSLASWGKNIYKTKVRTKGKFYNQLINKVVYEHINGRVPVIANGGINSLESAIEAIEHVDLVGLSTVFVVEPEFVQKLMEKKENQINLDITKANLEDLKIPPYAFKNIAYFFDFGQNLPESTSEVLKENSQKKD; translated from the coding sequence ATGGATAAAAAAGAATTATTAAAAAACAAATTATTTCAGCCACTTAAAATTAAAAATTTTGTTTTAAAAAATAGATTTGTTTTAGCACCTATGGCACTTAATACATCAACTGATGATGGAATAATTACTGATGATGATTTAGCTTATGCCCAAAGAAGAAGCCATAGTGCACCTATGGCTATAACTGGAGGAACTTACATCAACAAATATGCCCAGCTTTTTGAAAACGGTTTTGCAAATGATCGTGATGAAGTTTTACCTGGACTAACCCAGATGGCAAAAGTCATGAAAAAAGATGGTAACTTAGCTATTTTACAAATTGCTCATTCATGAAGGTTTTCAATTGCTAGTTTAATAAGATATAAAAAAGTTTATGGCCCTAGTGCAGGAGTTTTTTTAACTCCTTTTGAACATGAAGTAACAGAGCTTACAATTGAAGAAATTGAAGGCATTATTCAAGACTTTGAAAATGCAGTTTTAAGAGCTATAAAAGCAGGTTTTGATGGGGTGGAAATTGCCTCTGCTCAAAGACTTTTGCAACAAGCTTTTTTTTCTAAATATTCAAATCAAAGAAAAGATAAATATGGAAATCAAAGTCTAGAGTCTAGAGCACTTTTGACAATGCAAGTTTTACATAGAGTTCAAGATGTAATTAAAAAACATGCTCACAAAGATTTTATTTTAGGCTTTAGAGCAACCCCTGAAGAGACAATTGGTGAAATCATTGGATACTCTGTTGAAGAGTTTAATTGGCTTATGGATAAAATCTTGGATGAAATTGATATTTCATATCTTTCTCTTGCAAGCTGAGGAAAAAATATCTACAAAACCAAAGTTAGAACCAAAGGTAAATTTTATAATCAGCTAATAAACAAAGTTGTTTATGAGCATATAAATGGACGAGTTCCTGTTATAGCAAATGGAGGAATTAACTCATTAGAAAGTGCCATTGAAGCTATTGAACATGTAGATTTAGTTGGCCTTTCAACAGTTTTTGTAGTTGAGCCTGAATTTGTTCAAAAGTTAATGGAAAAAAAGGAAAACCAAATTAACTTAGATATTACAAAAGCAAACTTAGAGGATTTAAAAATTCCTCCTTATGCTTTTAAAAACATTGCTTATTTTTTTGATTTTGGACAAAACCTTCCAGAATCTACAAGTGAAGTTTTAAAAGAAAATAGCCAAAAAAAAGACTAG